The following coding sequences are from one Brienomyrus brachyistius isolate T26 chromosome 15, BBRACH_0.4, whole genome shotgun sequence window:
- the amh gene encoding muellerian-inhibiting factor: MWPGSVLRAMLVLPCVLAGLPSRHMEGDPGMEQHPVLQHPKPVNQFRVTGEADGGADGGVQTSRGDEGHVWVHPSRSPEGDLAVDSVRTAMSASEHPPLSTGTDQAAVLEELRATFLKGLGRKPELGSEDRVRLGLCADPQEQSRAQISPLVLLAEKLSTEQERSSLHILHPVKELWEAEGPEPYRSRLLLHFQLPPPLHSQLCRVTLVLLLLHLWGSVEAKDLRVSFTGHSLQPHRQTACLSTGTQFIFLTGRPTESDAQSHPLWLVTMETTQADNGSQLPELPGIFLGEALGLNRTLSPLLLLYADRGGDEMPDKQDAPEVREPLETRPPPVSETFLFLCELQAFLGEALSHTLLPPAPAHTAPVSLNTLHSLPSMTLGSSSSEPLLLGLLTSTTPTLFSFPPQTSELRGHRVELALQPHLLTVLKERLVQAAAQIRSDEVRGPNVAKQLQRLQKLSQLPGEEKELPDGVRNSRERQYRAVLLLKALQTVLGAWEGARGERAARGGEEEHGRGAKCRLHPLTVPVLAPLLSPPTLTINNCQGSCSTPIFKGTNHAMLLNSFGSKQPLERAPCCVPEEYEDLQVAELDSNGTLIHFKPNMVAKECGCR, translated from the exons ATGTGGCCGGGGAGCGTGCTCAGAGCGATGCTGGTTCTGCCCTGTGTACTGGCTGGTCTTCCATCCAGGCACATGGAGGGAGACCCAGGAATGGAGCAGCACCCAGTGCTGCAGCATCCAAAGCCAG TGAATCAGTTCCGTGTAACAGGGGAAGCAGACGGAGGAGCAGATGGAGGGGTGCAGACGAGCAGAGGGGATGAGGGGCACGTGTGGGTCCATCCGTCTCGCTCGCCGGAAGGGGACCTGGCCGTAGATTCAGTGAGAACCGCAATGTCTGCCTCTGAACACCCGCCTCTATCAACCGGCACTGATCAGGCAGCCGTCCTCGAGGAACTGAGGGCCACGTTTCTCAAAGGCTTGGGAAGAAAGCCTGAACTGGGATCTGAGGACAGGGTCCGTTTGGGGCTGTGCGCCGACCCGCAGGAACAGAGCAGAGCGCAGATCTCACCTCTCGTTCTGTTAGCCGAAAAGTTATCAACAGAGCAAGAGAGGTCCAGCTTACACATTTTACACCCTGTTAAAG AGCTGTGGGAGGCGGAGGGACCGGAACCTTACAGGAGCAGGCTGCTCCTTCACTTCCAGCTGCCTCCTCCCCTGCACTCCCAGCTCTGCAGAGTCACACtggttctcctcctcctccatctgTGGGGCTCCGTCGAAGCGAAGGATCTGCGTGTCTCTTTTACAGGACACTCTCTCCAGCCTCACCGGCAG ACAGCATGCCTGTCGACGGGAACACAGTTTATTTTCCTTACTGGAAGACCGACAGAGAGTGATGCCCAGAGTCACCCACTGTGGCTGGTTACCATGGAAACAACCCAGGCTGATAATG GCTCCCAACTGCCTGAGCTGCCAGGAATTTTTCTGGGCGAAGCACTAGGACTCAACAGAACTCTGAGTCCTCTGCTGCTTCTCTACGCAGACAGGGGGGGGGATGAAATGCCAGACAAGCAGGATGCTCCTGAGGTCAG GGAACCGCTGGAGACACGCCCCCCACCGGTCTCTGAAACGTTCCTTTTCCTCTGCGAGCTGCAGGCATTCCTGGGAGAGGCCCTGTCCCACACGCTGCTGCCGCCTGCCCCCGCTCACACTGCCCCCGTCTCCCTGAACACCCTGCACTCCCTGCCCTCTATGACCCTGGGTTCATCCTCCAGCGAGCCCCTCCTCCTGGGCCTGctcacctccaccacccccacgCTCTTCTCattccctccccagacatccgaGCTCAGGGGCCACCGGGTGGAGTTGGCCCTGCAGCCCCACCTGCTGACGGTCCTGAAGGAGCGGCTGGTGCAGGCTGCAGCTCAGATCCGTTCAGATGAGGTGAGGGGACCCAATGTGGCAAAGCAGCTTCAGAGGCTGCAGAAGCTGAGCCAGCTTCCGGGGGAGGAGAAAGAACTGCCTGACG GTGTCCGTAACTCCAGAGAAAGACAGTATCGTGCTGTTCTGCTCCTCAAGGCTCTCCAGACAGTTCTGGGAGCATGGGAGGGTGCAAGGGGCGAACGGGCAGCTCGTGGGGGTGAGGAGGAACACGGGAGGGGGGCCAAGTGCCGACTGCACCCCCTCACGGTGCCGGTGCTGGCACCCCTACTGAGCCCACCCACCCTCACAATCAACAACTGCCAGGGATCCTGCAGCACCCCCATATTTAAAGGCACGAACCACGCCATGCTGCTGAACAGCTTTGGCAGTAAGCAGCCCCTGGAGCGCGCCCCCTGCTGCGTACCCGAGGAGTACGAGGACCTGCAGGTGGCCGAGCTGGACTCCAACGGCACCCTCATCCACTTCAAGCCCAACATGGTGGCCAAAGAGTGTGGCTGTCGCTGA